Sequence from the Paenibacillus tundrae genome:
AATATATTCAAGCTGCGGGCATACGCCCTTGATCCAGCTTTCGCTGGATACCCGACATATGTCGGGTCGTGAATACAGGAACGTTATACGAAAGGACCGAAGCGAGTGATATTTAATAAACCACTTGATCCATACGATTTTTTTCTTCAGTCCGAAGATAAAAAATCACGCATCCTTTTTTTATTTAAAGACGTTGAATTAGAGCGATATAAATCCATTAACTACTTGGTACATATTAAGGACGATCAGTTTGCTGGACAAGCTGAAATCTGGATTGAGCATGAAGAAATCCATGACTTTATGGAAGGACTTTTAAAAGCTAAAAATAGCGAAGTCAAAACGATTCATTTAAAAGCAATGAGTGATGAGGAGTTTAAAATGAGTTTTATCGATCAAAAAATGGGGCATTATGAAATTGCCTACTCCATTACAAAGAGAAGATATTCAAGAAACGGATTAATAGAAACGACATTGAAAGGCTCTTTTGACTACGATAGTGAATTTTTAAACCTACTGAAAGAGAGCTTGAAGAGAATTAATAGACTGTTGTCTTAAACATTTGTGAGTAATTCAAGATCCCTTCGCATAACATAATATATAACGTTCCTGTATTCACGACTCGACGTATGCCGGACCAAGGGCGCATGCCCGCAGCGTGAAGTTATCGGAAATTCCTTAAAACTTTATATGAAAAGAGGATCAATATTGAGAACCAAAAAAAACGATAAGAATGGCATTGAATGGACGTATAGAGATATGAAATGGTCGATAGTTGTACTAGTTGCAATCATTATATTGATACTATCTTTACGAATCAGCGCAGATCAAAACGTCACTAATATTTTATCTATAGGCGGAAGCCTAGTGTCAATCATACTTGGGATTGTAGCTATATTAATTTCAGTTATACAAAATAACAGCTCTGCAAGATTAGATGGGCATGTCTCAACAACTTTAGCTTTAATTAATCAAAAATTAGAATCAATAGACAGTCAAATTAATAAGATGGAACCATATTCTAAAGAAACAATAGACGCATCAGAAGTAGAAACTCAAGGAGAAAAAATCACACGGATAAATGGCATCTATAGTACTAATAAGGAATGGGGAGGGCCTGAGTTTGTAAGAGAAATAAAAAAGGAATTATCTCTAATAAACGAAGAATATCAATTGATAGATTATAGTATTATACCGCTGAGAATTGGACAAGATAACGTATTTAAATTCTCATAAGTTTATTGTTTAAAGGACATATTAAAGAAAATTTATTGGAACAGATTATTCAAAGTACTTTGAGTAATATGGGAATCAATAGTTATCATAGCGAAGTATATATAAACGATAATTTGTAGTTGAATCTTTGAAGAAGGAACATCCGACAACATAATATTCACGCTGTGGGCATGCGCCCTTGGCCCGGCTTTCGCCGGACACCCGACATACGTCGGGTCGTGAATACGGGGACGTTATAGGAAATCAACAAACACACAAAGAGAACTTGTATTATTCAACATATTTTTTTGAGGAGAAGTGATTGAGTGAATAAAGACATTCTACTTGAATGGGACAGTAAGCATCGTGCGATGAAACGCACGAAAGAAAATTACTGGAAAACCTATAGGAAGTGGCGTGACGAGAACAAGAGCGATTATCATGATACTTTTATGGGAAAGTTATATGATGAATTTATAAGTGTTGAAGAGCGTGCTATATACCTAAAATATAGTTTTAATACAGCAGAAGCCGTGCTATTTTGCTCTATTAATATCTTTTACATAGAAGAGCAAATAGGAACTTATGATATAGAGTTCTTTTTGAACGGTGAGATCGCTGATGAATACCTGAATTTTGGAGACGTGTTACTTAAAGATCGTATGATTAAAGTAAAGTATAATTTGAAGACTGCAAGAAGCGCTTTAAAACTGGGATTTGAATTATCAGATATTATGAAAATCACAGAAATTCCACACAAATACATAGAAATATTAAAAGAAAAATATAGTTGATATAAAGGGATGGTATAAGAAGTATAAGTGATTCGAAGAAGCTTCTGATATCCAATAACATAATATTCACGCTGCGGGCACATGCCCTTGATTTATCAGAAAGACTATAAAGGAGGGAGAAGATGAAGCTTTTTTCTGGAGTAGAGCCCTTAATTCAAGAAGCTGATCTTTTACAACCCTCAATATATACGCCACTTGGAACCATTGAGTTTTCGCTTTCTGTCTCCAACAAATGTTATCTTCCAACTCAATGTTTTCGACTCAAACAAGGTGGTTCATTATACCAGTATAGCTATGACTTGTTTGATTGCGAATTAGTGGTCTGCAAACCTAAGCTCGATCTTGCTTCGCATCTGACAATCGAGGAATGTTGGGGAGCCGTATTTAGAATTCAACCGAATAAAAACCGTCAGATTGATACATGTAGTTTTTCTTCTTATTGGCAGGAGGGATACAGCTGGAAAGATTACGGCTCTAATACCGGGGAACATCTTGAAGCTATTGAGTATGAGAACGAGAAATACCGATTACATGTAGGAACTCAGGATGGAGAGCTTTTAATGGCAAGACGAGATCGAGGCGATATGATTCCTAAATCGCTAAATTTGAATTCAGATTTTGAGAAACATGGTTTTATTATAAGTTCAGATCAAGGCATTGAAGTACCTATGACACGAATTGAATCTCAAGAGACATGCCAAGTACATTTTTTAACAGCTTGGAATCGAAAGATAGAAGAAGATATTTCCACATGGCTAGCGGTAGATTTACTTTCGAAACAAATACTAGAGGGAGAAGAACTTTTGTAAACATGTTCAAAAGAAGTTTCTAGTCCATCCGATAACATGATGGCTTAGCTTATACATCACCTAACACATTGTTCATGTTGTGGACTTTCGTCCCTTGGTTGTGAGGTGTATAATAATGGAAGATAATCAGACAACAAACGCTCCAGCCCAAGATAAGAGCTATCTAAGGCTGGGGCGTTTCTTGAATACAGGAACTTTAGCAGAAATTAGGGGAATGCTTAATTATTATAAAGATTAGATAAACTATTATCTAAGGGTGGGGATTTCGATGAGTAGCTTGTTACTAACTTCGTGTGGTTTTAATACTGAAGATATTAAGAATCAATTTCTGAGTTTGATTGAAAGAGATATTTCTCAATTAAATGTATCTATTATTACAACAGCATCCCCTATGAAAGAAAATAATAGATATGCACAAAGGGCAGTGCAGGACTTCAAAGACATGGGGTTTCAGCATATTGATTTTGTAGATATAGAGTTTGATGATCCGCAACTTCTCATACATAGCGATGTTATATATATCAATGGTGGAAATCCATTTACATTATTGTTTTACGCTAAGAAAAGTGGTGCTGATGAAATTATTAAAACCTTGGCCGCACAGAATGTAATTATAGTTGGAGTGAGTGCTGGGACGTTATTACTGGGGCCGAATATTAACATTGTCGATTTCTTTACTCCACAGATGAACACAATGGATTTAACTGATTTTAAGGCATTAGGTCTAATCGACAAACTTATTTTTCCTCACTATGATCGAGAGGACAAATTTAAAGATAGTACGAATAAAACAATAGAAGAGAGAATAGTAGCATTTGAATCCAATGAGAACTGTAAGGTGACAAGGCTTAAAGATGAAGAATATATCTCAATCTTAGTGGACTAAGCATGTTTTAGGAGGGGTCTACATGATATTAGAAAAAGTAATAAATAGAGTTGAAATACAAAGTGAATATAAGGATTTGGTTGATAAGTATATAGATCATGTACGTACCGAATTCAAAGGTGAAATTCATAGCATTTATATGTGCGGCTCAATTCCCAAAGGAACTGCTACACCTTTTAAGTCAGATGCAGACTTTACGATTGTATGTGAAAATCCCAAAGGTATCGATTACGAAAGATTGTCGAATATCAAAGACAGGCTTTTGGAAGAATATCCATTCGTCACTAAGATTGATACGATAATTTGCTCTATAGACGATGTATTAAATAAACCGAATGAGTGGGGGTTCTGGGTTAAGATCATATGTGTTTGTATACATGGGGATGACATTGGTGAAAAAGTACCCCCGATCATTATTTCTCCAGAATTCATTTTAGACTTAAATACAGAGACAAAGGAGGAAGTAGATCGTATACATCGTTCACTTTCTAATACTAGTGATAACGCATTAAAAACTAGATATATTAAAGGTTACTCTAAGAGATTAATTCGTGCATTATACTCTTTGGTTATAGTAGATACAGGTGTATGGCAAGATGACATGCTTAAGATGAAGAATGCTATATTAGACTATTGTGACATTGACTCCGCTTTAGTTGATTATCTGTACGCTTGTTACTTGGATTTTAATAGTGTACTTGTTGAAGAGTTTCTGGAAATTGCTGATGAAGTATATAGCTATTTTGAAAATGTCTTAAAGGCAATGGCTGCTTCCAGAAATTAATTCGGATAATAAAATATTGACGCTTCGGATTACTCTGAGAAGCGATTGACGTCATCCAGTCCTCTAAGCCGGTTGGGGACGTCACTGCTTTAGTTATTCGGTAAGCCAACTATAAGCAGCAACTCTAAGGGGTTAGTACGTCATCAATATAAATCATTTATTAAAATTGCTTAATTGCAATTAGAGGTGGAATTATGGAGAAAGATCCAAATTTAAGACCAAGACTTTTAAGTT
This genomic interval carries:
- a CDS encoding Type 1 glutamine amidotransferase-like domain-containing protein — its product is MSSLLLTSCGFNTEDIKNQFLSLIERDISQLNVSIITTASPMKENNRYAQRAVQDFKDMGFQHIDFVDIEFDDPQLLIHSDVIYINGGNPFTLLFYAKKSGADEIIKTLAAQNVIIVGVSAGTLLLGPNINIVDFFTPQMNTMDLTDFKALGLIDKLIFPHYDREDKFKDSTNKTIEERIVAFESNENCKVTRLKDEEYISILVD
- a CDS encoding nucleotidyltransferase domain-containing protein; its protein translation is MILEKVINRVEIQSEYKDLVDKYIDHVRTEFKGEIHSIYMCGSIPKGTATPFKSDADFTIVCENPKGIDYERLSNIKDRLLEEYPFVTKIDTIICSIDDVLNKPNEWGFWVKIICVCIHGDDIGEKVPPIIISPEFILDLNTETKEEVDRIHRSLSNTSDNALKTRYIKGYSKRLIRALYSLVIVDTGVWQDDMLKMKNAILDYCDIDSALVDYLYACYLDFNSVLVEEFLEIADEVYSYFENVLKAMAASRN